One Parasteatoda tepidariorum isolate YZ-2023 chromosome 1, CAS_Ptep_4.0, whole genome shotgun sequence genomic window, AGTAATGCCTATTGTGGAATCACAGATCCAGATGCCACCagaatcatttaattaaagaatgaattttaatcGTTCATGAATGCTATTAGTTCGCTTCTGAATAACGAACTATTATCTGAATTGCgtcttgatataaaaaaattcttttaataaaagccTGTAACTATGATTCCGACTGTATCATTATTGTTAgagttttaagcaaataatttctaaaagatCTTTATGATAGAGCAAATCAATAGGAACATTACGCTTAACAACTGTAATCTGAAAGCATTGTCATAACTGACAATGAATGTTAAAGTACTCTGTTGTAAtgtgttgtaaaaaaatactcattttgCAACAATGTTAGTGCTATTGTTACCGTAGTAACAATGAATGATgtgataaaagatatttttaattattaaaaagtgtcATTTGTTCTTGAACTCTTGAGAATATTGGCTGAATTTTTCGTAGAAAGaattcattttgattaaaaaaaaatgtctaaactGTTTAGATATATTTGAGGTAAGCGAAGAGTTGATTCAAAATTTCGGCCTTGATCGGTAGTTATAGTAACGGGAGTGCCAAATCTAGAGATCCAACCGTGAATAAGTGCTTTTGCGGTGGTCTCGGCAGTCATATCCGTAGTAGGGATAACTTCTGGCCATCTCGTGAATCTATCTATTATTGTAAGGCAGTATTGCTTACCTTCAGAAATAGGAAGTGGGCCAATAAAATCCAGATGGATATGGGAAAATCTTGCGTCGGGTTGAGCAAATGTACTAAAAGGAGCTTTAGTGTGTTGAAAAACTTTAGCTCGCTGACATTTCTCACAAGAAcgaactttatttttgatatccACTTTCATGTTGGGCCACACAAAtcgtttagaaattaaattcgtAGTTGAATATATTCCAGgatgagaaaaataatgtaaattatcaaaaataatttgcctGTATGATTTTGGAATAAAAGGTCTAGGATACTTAGTTGAAAAATCACATATTAAATTAACATCTTCCAaagaaaagtaatgtttttctaattttaaagatgaattatttgaatttaatatttctttNNNNNNNNNNNNNNNNNNNNNNNNNNNNNNNNNNNNNNNNNNNNNNNNNNNNNNNNNNNNNNNNNNNNNNNNNNNNNNNNNNNNNNNNNNNNNNNNNNNNNNNNNNNNNNNNNNNNNNNNNNNNNNNNNNNNNNNNNNNNNNNNNNNNNNNNNNNNNNNNNNNNNNNNNNNNNNNNNNNNNNNNNNNNNNNNNNNNNNNNNNNNNNNNNNNNNNNNNNNNNNNNNNNNNNNNNNNNNNNNNNNNNNNNNNNNNNNNNNNNNNNNNNNNNNNNNNNNNNNNNNNNNNNNNNNNNNNNNNNNNNNNNNNNNNNNNNNNNNNNNNNNNNNNNNNNNNNNNNNNNNNNNNNNNNNNNNNNNNNNNNNNNNNNNNNNNNNNNNNNNNNNNNNNNNNNNNNNNNNNNNNNNNNNNNNNNNNNNNNNNNNNNNNNNNNNNNNNNNNNNNNNNNNNNNNNNNNNNNNNNNNNNNNNNNNNNNNNNNNNNNNNNNNNNNNNNNNNNNNNNNNNNNNNNNNNNNNNNNNNNNNNNNNNNNNNNNNNNNNNNNNNNNNNNNNNNNNNNNNNNNNNNNNNNNNNNNNNNNNNNNNNNNNNNNNNNNNNNNNNNNNNNNNNNNNNNNNNNNNNNNNNNNNNNNNNNNNNNNNNNNNNNNNNNNNNNNNNNNNNNNNNNNNNNNNNNNNNNNNNNNNNNNNNNNNNNNNNNNNNNNNNNNNNNNNNNNNNNNNNNNNNNNNNNNNNNNNNNNNNNNNNNNNNNNNNNNNNNNNNNNNNNNNNNNNNNNNNNNNNNNNNNNNNNNNNNNNNNNNNNNNNNNNNNNNNNNNNNNNNNNNNNNNNNNNNNNNNNNNNNNNNNNNNNNNNNNNNNNNNNNNNNNNNNNNNNNNNNNNNNNNNNNNNNNNNNNNNNNNNNNNNNNNNNNNNNNNNNNNNNNNNNNNNNNNNNNNNNNNNNNNNNNNNNNNNNNNNNNNNNNNNNNNNNNNNNNNNNNNNNNNNNNNNNNNNNNNNNNNNNNNNNNNNNNNNNNNNNNNNNNNNNNNNNNNNNNNNNNNNNNNNNNNNNNNNNNNNNNNNNNNNNNNNNNNNNNNNNNNNNNNNNNNNNNNNNNNNNNNNNNNNNNNNNNNNNNNNNNNNNNNNNNNNNNNNNNNNNNNNNNNNNNNNNNNNNNNNNNNNNNNNNNNNNNNNNNNNNNNNNNNNNNNNNNNNNNNNNNNNNNNNNNNNNNNNNNNNNNNNNNNNNNNNNNNNNNNNNNNNNNNNNNNNNNNNNNNNNNNNNNNNNNNNNNNNNNNNNNNNNNNNNNNNNNNNNNNNNNNNNNNNNNNNNNNNNNNNNNNNNNNNNNNNNNNNNNNNNNNNNNNNNNNNNNNNNNNNNNNNNNNNNNNNNNNNNNNNNNNNNNNNNNNNNNNNNNNNNNNNNNNNNNNNNNNCTTACAACTGCGGCTACTTCAGGAGGTAGATGGGCGAGGCAGTAGTTAAACTTTGTTTTGCTTTCCGTAATCGGCTTCGGTGTCGCAAGCTGGAAAGTTGCTTCGACCATATGGAACCACAGGTGTGGATCAGAGATATTGAAGATGGGAATTTTTACTGCAGACGATTCCGCCATAGTTGCAGTTTCCTATTAATTCGAtgatgaaaaatgaaagttgcTTGTATCGTCAGACATCCGGGTCACCATTGAGGTAAGCGAAGATAGCTCCTTTGagatactaatattttattaaacatatttacatttatatacaaGTTGGTTTGATTTACAAGAAGCATCATCACAGCAGGTGATGAGAGAAATACTGACAGGCTGTCATGTGCGTGCTGGTATTTATACAATTCTAATATGATGACATCAGAACTCTTATTTcagttcacttcaaaaataagtaaaagcacAATTGATTAAAGACAAACAgataacaatatgaaataaacttgattttacgATGAGCGGCGAACCTATCACCACATATTCGTAAAAAGCTGTAAGTAatgtttaattgataattttgtaattgtatagtaatgtatatttaaataaaaatccttaCAACTTCTAAAcgtgaaataaaatcatataaaagaGATATCGTCATTCTAGCAACAATAATTGGCAGTTTATTTTGtggttgaataaatatattttcgttaTCCCTTTTGAAACTTCTTACCGTGGTATTGAttccacttatttttaaaactgcacaTTAAGTACAACTAACAACATACTTATTCACGCTTAAGTAAATTCATTTCcacaaaaaactaattttgtaataaatgtcaGTGTTTAAGATATTAGAGATATCGAGAGATGATGAAAGTTATTCGTAaattaaactgtaaataaatgaCGGACCATGTgtctttttattagtttatttagacACAAACATGACATAGAAATGGTAAAGGTAGATATTGGGGAAAATTCCCGCAAAGAGAAAGCTGCCGTTCTCTTAAACATGAAAACATCATCTGCTCTGCAAAAGCGCTCGTAACAGTACGCGCATGCGCGGACAGTCAGCTTTGTTCCTAAATTTTCTATTAGAGGTTTTATTAATATAGAGCTTTAGATTATTGCAATCAAAGCTACCcaactgaaggaaaaaaattttattacatttagtaTATTccaaatataattgaattacaTTAGTACATGTTCCGAGTTCAACTggaaaatttatggaaaattgCTAATCGTAAACTactaataaactaaactaactaaataaatttgacaTTGGAAGAAAAATAGGTGCGTGGTATCAGACaactaaaaaagtataaattgtgTGACGTGGACAACACGTGATACCACGTCATGTTCTTtgttgaatttatctgacacggcgaatataaaataatgacagcgaataataaatatttaaatgtgccgATAAACTACCtatttttttgctcaaataGTGATTCAATTAGAAATGATCActgatgtcatttttaaaatatgtgataaactGAATcacttatagtaaaatttaaaacaatgactgaCGCTTGAcccatcagaaaattccatttcgtttttcgctcatccctatttaatgaatgaattaatatttgaaaaaactttattaacaccAAGTGTCATCCacaacaagttttaaaaaaaaattttgatcttgagtggatgaataaaaagtattttattaacgatcgAAATtctgaacaagatatagggagagtgtgaactaataattagaatttaataacttCGTCTTTTTTGTTTAGTTCAAAGGGAAAGAGAGATGAAAGCAAGTTTAAGCTGAGGGACTGGGCCGAAGTGCTTGCAGAGCAAAAAGCGGCTGAACGAGAGCAAAGTGCTCAGGAGGAGGTTCGGAAGATGAATAAGAATGGCGATGTTGGCGCAGTTGAATTGGCGGAATTGGCAGAAAAACTGACATCTGCTCAATATGGCATTAAAAAAGTGGATAAGAATAGGGATGTAGTTGTTGAAGAGCAAAAAGTGTCAGAACAAAGAAACATACATGAAGTGGATAAGGAGATggataaaaatgttgaaaagttTCAACTCAAAAACTGGGATAGAGTCATTATGGAACAAATGGCACTTGACTTCCATCAGAATGGGTTCGTCAAGTATGACTTGAAAAATGAGTTATtctcttcccccccccccattatATCCGCATGATAGAAGAGTTccaaatatggaaaaataagaaatgggTTTAATGAGACCGTTTCTGGCAGACACTAATGGGATCATcgttcaatttttatgaaacatgatAACGGTACtgactgaaagaaaaaatgatctAATGAAACATTTGGTTCCTGAACAGGACATTTTGTTCATTGAACTGAATTGTAAAACTCCGAAAACTCTGCATCGACAATAATGTAGTGATTTTCATGAGAGAACTAACACACACACAAACTTTCGTGCAATGTTAGTATATTCCCACAACCTGTGATTTATCTGATTATGTTTTAAGCCCGATTTGGAAAAGACctaattttgacataaaaaaaaactagttcaaTTGCAGGACATTTTGTATATTGAGCTGCGTGTAAATTCTCTACGGACAGCGTTTCAAAATGGTGTCTAACCCATTGAACTATATAATGTATGTGGTTAGAATTACCGTTAAATGCAGTGGAATAAAATACTCTATTTCGTAGTCGAGATTTGGCTCTTGAGGAGGACATTTTGCTTCTTGAGCCGTATTGTAAACTTTCTGAGATCTCTACGTAAACAATTCTAAAGGATGGCTAGCTAGCACAAACTTTTTATTACGTGCGTAGTTAAGATTCCAAGAATGTGTATAATTTATAGCTCAGTAATGGACATAACCTAATTTTGAGGCATTCTCAATTGTGACACAATTCCGATTTTGACAGAATCCAagtttgactttaaaaaagtagCTCAAAAGCAGGACATTATGTTTGTTGTGCTGCAAGTGATTATTCTGTACGCACAGTATTGTAAAgattaagaatttcaaaataatttatgcttaaaatttccataaaatgtAATCTAATAGAAAATAACTTATATCGCAATAAAAGTTTTGGCTTAGTACTTTGTTCATCTTATTCTTTGAGTcgtattttagcatttttcaatgtactcgtgtttttttaatgttgcacaatttaaattgataactatttttctgctgttatttttatattagtgtCTCAAGtgcattttattactaattaaatattgttttttttaataataaacaaacttattattatCATGCTATTTTCAATCTAAATGGATAGCACAACTGAATTCATTCTAGCATTTCATCAAATCTATCAAAATCATAAATGTAATAACTATGTGTGTATGCTATGTAACTCTTGCGCTATTATCCTTGTGTAGCAGGAAACGGATCGGTATCGAAGGCTTATTGGAAAGTCTTAAAAATACCGTACGAtcatattgtttgtttttattgttttttataattttattaccttcATTGAGCAGCAGACCGAATTTTTAGTTTACGGCTACCatagttcaactccgtagccttgcaattctGAGTAAagtccaaaagacaagggaactcctggaacaaGTATGGGTAGAAATTTGCCTA contains:
- the LOC107436778 gene encoding uncharacterized protein produces the protein MELPHDLQKRNYNSKGKRDESKFKLRDWAEVLAEQKAAEREQSAQEEVRKMNKNGDVGAVELAELAEKLTSAQYGIKKVDKNRDVVVEEQKVSEQRNIHEVDKEMDKNVEKFQLKNWDRVIMEQMALDFHQNGFVKYDLKNELFSSPPPIISA